ATCAAGTCAAGGCAATGACGAATAAGATGATTCTTCCAATAAGGGAAATACCAGAAGACACTCTTCTTCTTCCATTGCTTTGGGCTAGCCTTACTTGTACCATCATCACGAGGCCTCTTTCGACTCTCCTCAATTTGTCTTAATAAGGTTAATCCTGATGGTGGGATAGGCGCAGGTCTATGCTCCTCAAAATCATTAAAAGACTTCTTATTGTACCTATATTTGTGATCATGTGGTAAAAATTGGCGATGTCCCATAAAGTAATTTTTTCTACCAAACTTTAGCCTCATAGAATCTGTATCATAATTACATAATGGACAAGCAAGTAATGTATGTGTATTCCACCCAGACAAGTTATCAAGACCTGAAAAATCACTTATGGTCCACATCAATACAGCACGCAATTGGAACATTTCCTTAGTTGAGGAATCATAAGCATTTACACCATTCCACAATTGttttaactcagcaattaaagGTTGCAAGTAAACGTCAATGCTATTTCTAGGCATTTTAGGACCAGGAATTATCTTCGACATGACAAGAAAAGTTTGCTTTATAAAATACCATGGAGGATAgttataaatatataacatCACAGGCCAAATGCTAATGCTGAAACTTAGATTTCCAAATGGATTGAAACCATCCGTAGCTAAAGCAAGTCGCACATTACTAGTCTCTGAAGCAAAGTCTGGATAGAATGAATCAAAATGTTTCCACTCTTTGCCATCTCTAGGATACCGTAATAACCCATTTGTATTAGCTTTTTTAGCATGCCACTTCAAGAGTTCTGCAGTTTTAGAGCACATGTATAGCCTTTTCAGTCTAGGTATAAGTGGGAAGTACCGCAACACTTTCGCTGGCTTTCGTTTCTTTCTATGTTGGTCATCAATTACAACATTTACACCAACACCATTTTCATCTGATATATACTTGGAAGTATTACAGACCTTGCATTTATCTCTATTCTCATCCCCTGATGATCCCCAATATAGCATACAATGGTTCGGACATCCATCAATCTTATTGTAGCTCAAACCTAATTTCTTAATCATCTTTTTTGACTCATTAAATGATGATGGTAGTTTCGCTTGGGGAAAAGCATCCTTTAAAAGGTCaagaattattgaaaataatttatctgTTGCACCACATAAGACCTTAATATGATAAAAACGAACAATGAATgacaatttattatattttgtacaACCATCATAAAGTTCTTAATTCTCATCCTCCGACAACTTCTTAATttcctctctctcttctttacTTTTACCTTCATCACCTTCAGGATTGTCATTATTTAGTAGATTTGATGGACCAAAATCTTGAAATTCATTATTATCAAAGACACCAAAAACATCACTCCACATATCATGCATAGGATATTGTCTAGCCAGCTAATTATGTACTCGGAGTAATGATTCTACATTCGATTGAACACGCTTTTCTCCATGCATATGCCAACAATATACTTTTCTGGAAATCCCCTTTGAAGCAGATGACTAAACACTTCAGCTCTATTGCGCATAATAGAAAATCCACATAAAATATAAGGACATAAAATTTTTCCATTAAATTCCAAAAATTGAACAACACCATCCGAGAATTTTTTTGATCTAATTGGACTCTCAATCCAACTCTTGTCAATCATGTTGGACTAAAGCTGTTGAAgatatgaacaaataaaaaataggaCTAAGTTTTTTATAAACTTAAGAGAAATTTTTTTTAGTGAATTTAATCGTATACTTATAGTATAATAATGCTTGATGaacccaaaaaaggaaaaagaaggaTTCTTAAGGAAAAATATGGAGATTAAATAATCTAAATTACCCATTAATTCCAAGAACTAAAACTTGAGTTTGCAATTCACCCTCACACATTAAACCAAATCTAGGAACTGGGTTCAGTATATTTCAGCTAATAAATCACAAGAAAACAGAACCTATTTCAACATTTTCCATATTACAGTACTATTAGAAATATTAGACCAAAAAAAAAGTTtgttaaagtagttgaacttcATTCACCTACATTTCCCTCTATAAATTCCCCTATTTACTTCTCCCCACCAATTAAACCATTCAAATTTTCTAATTAcaagcatatcataaaactaaCTACTGAAAAAAAAAGCTTTATATTAGATGCTATGGCTTTTTATTACTCtgtttctttcctttcttgcaTTATTGTTTTAGCAATTTTGCCTATGAATGCCCAAATTGTGACATCTCCATGTACAACAACAATGCTGACTAGTTTTACTCCTTGTTTGAATTTCTTGGCTAACGGCAATGGAACGGCTGCAGCATCTGTTGCCTGCTGCAATGCACTAAGAACAATGATGGGCAACGGCTCTGCTTGTCTTTGTGTTATTGCAACTGGTGGCATTCCCTTTCAGATTCCTATTAATCCTAATACAACCATGTCTCTTCCTCGAGCTTGTAACATGGCTCGCGTTCCCCTCCAATGCAAAGGTAAGAGACTTTTATGGTATTAGTAACATAGGTCGAGGTGGATTTAGGATTTGAACATTGTGTGTTTGAGTTTGGGATTCTTATTATTTGTACTTatttaataaaacctttaccaTGTAATATAGAGTCGAAAGCAAAAATTGTTGGGTTCAGATGAACATATGAGTTATTAGCTTGATCAGCCTCTGAATAGGAAACACATCAAATGTTCTTAGTTATGTTGGAGGAACTTGAAGTTTGAGCCATTAGATTCCTCTTATCATAAAGGGTAACCTGGTAGACTAAATTCCCGCTTTGCCAAGAGTCTGGGGAAGGGTTGGACCACATTGGTTCTTATGTATGAAATCTAAGCTTATACATTTTTGCAAAAGGTTGTTGCTGCGatttgaacccgtgacctctttGGTTAGACAGTGGCAACATTTATAATTGTGCCAAAGCTATCCTTCATTTCTCTTATTACAGAGCTAACCGGTTGCACTAAGCTTCCGCTAGGCACGATGTTTAGAAAAGGGTCGGACCATATTAGGTCATATGTATGCAATATGAGCAAAAAACTATTCCCATgacttgaacccgtgacctcccaATCACTCATAAGCAACTTTTACCGTTATCCCAAGGCACCCCTTCATTTATCacaaataagaaaatttaagaacataatttttttcattcttattGGTAACTAACACCCTTTGTGGTTCTCTTGGTTGCAGCCTCCACtccacctgcagcagctccaGATATATATTAGCACCTATTACATATAatcatttttcttattaatgtccatatttcaagattttatcaTCTAAAATTTCCATGAAATTGATGTGAATTTATTACTGTTTTTCAAATAGGTCCTTCTGGAATAGAGGCTCCAAGTGCTTCAACAACATTAGCACCTAGTCCTTCTCCTAGTCCTAAAGGTATTACTTTTAATAGTATCACTGTGTGGGACCATAAGTCCCCTATAATTATTCTAATAATCACATATCCAATTTACCCAAACtgtagattttttaggttccagaCGAACAGTTTAAACACTAGCCATATATAGACTCACAAAATGGAATAAAGTAGAAGTATAAATTCACACCATTCATAAAATTGAGTACTAATACTTCAGAGTGGATCAATAAAAGGCCACAACTTTGTAGCAATTGTCACATGAAAGTAAATAAGAATGGAATTAATGCGCAAGCAAAATAAAGAACTACAAGAGTTCTGTTTTTGAGGCTTTCTTAGTACAGCAGAAGCAGACAAAAGCATTTCAAATCATAAAATTCCTATTCTATGATTACAAGTCATGTGAAAATAGAAAGTAGGGTTTTGTGTTATATGATAAACATATGTGTGGAATACAATAGAAGATTGAGATAAATAGAGAGCATAGAAAACAGAGGAACGTACAAGCACTATTCTTCGGAGAAGGAGATCGCAAAAATTTGCCGCTGATGGAAAGTTCGCCACCGATGGAAAGTGTATACTAAAGAAGACTTCAATTTTGGGTGTAGAATTTGTGTTTATTTTGGGCGAAGTgagggaaaagactaaaagtGTGGGAATAAGAGGGAAATAATAGCAAAAGAGGAGGGAGTAAAATTTGTTTACCGCTTTTTTTGGCCACGAAATTTAGCCACACTTACTAATGCATAGagatttttaacttttaaattaattttgccacggtattgtaacacccctcaaaatttttccctaagattcggacctttcttgtattcgagtatggtcgaactcgagtattgtggagcatttgcatgagtaagacgagtccttgagaaattgagcaatgttagaggtgatgtggggtcatgaaagacccctaggaccaaatcaatccaaaagattcatcgtcgagtcttctttccaacgccaccaagaatgtaatttttggagttcagagtcgaaagatatgatgatcctaaaacgaactagcacagcagagattttcaggcctgggttgcaattgttggaaaactgggcttggcatcgtagtggcgcaacgcgccactatcgcgccagaaacatgcctcagtagtttgggctttggcgcggcgtgccactaaaaggtgtgtagggtttttcaagctaatttccagaacccagaaaatattggcctagGCACCGTAAGGGCGCGaggcgccactatcgcgccaagaatgtgcctcagtagtttgatccttaGCGCAGcgtgccactacgagatgtgcaggttttatgCGTAATCAGCCTAGCGCTAcaatggcgcaacgcgccactatcgcgccaggagtatttttgcctattttcaggacttttgagaaggggcaatttgggaacttacccaaattatatatgtatcaccctagaccattttgagatcatattttctagtctctctctctctctctaaaaatctcTAGGAgttttcctctctctctctttttcttcttctccatttccaacaagaagagttccaagagcttcaagatttgagtcctccattgaagacccaacatcaaggttttcttcaagtcttcactaaggtatgtaagactatccAAAACAttggttgagtccacccatgtgccctactcttgctttgaggttagatgtctatgaaaatggagtttcttggtatggtttatgtttgaatgagttttgtcccctatttacttaatgctatatgtgttggtgttgttgagctaagaagttcctaaaaccttcatgttagtatgagttgatggagatgacttgttattatgttttgttgatctctttaggcatgtgattatgttgctcaagtcaatttccttaaatgtgttattctacttgaattgttgagctaaagtcatagagttgtgatgagtcttgaggagatgtcataaatgcttatctaaatgaggcttgattgagttaattggaggatagaattgacgagtggatgaggtcctaaatggaacttgccattatgacttaattgagttgaaatgagaatagagttgatgagttagcaatgtcccacatgaaactagccgtgagggcttgtttgagatgatggagggagtcttatgaacatggagtcatgggaggagtatcgagcactaaagcgggtaagagtatagtccatactcaaaccccagaaactacgccgccaacgtaggtagggatggaaccgttaaagtcggatgcttacCATAGGATcaaatcgttaaagtcggatgtttcccattttattgtcctaaaatgataggacttgactaatcgatggtatccatgattagggaggcgttcatgccctggcaaggtatggacggacgtggcaacaatgtctgattgttatactatcaccggcccataggtgatggttgtcgaataagagaaactcccatttaggtcttgatagttctccgagtcagttgagttgagtggcttatgagttggtcccatctaaactattcttgttagacttaggacacttgagtgagttgtcatgtatgtatgagttgagcccctgagttgatgttgatgttttcttgatgtttgtttcatccgaccagtttacatactcgtacattccatgtagtgacgctatttggcctgcatcatttcatgatgcagagacaggtactagagatcatcaaccggcgctccgttgaagatccacacccactcccagctagttggtgagtcctcctagtttccggaggatcttgagctctTTGCATAGTTTCGTTTTGTCtttgtattttaattattggtagccatgggcttgtcattggcaccttccagACTttggtagaggcttcatagactagagtgtggggaggttgaactgttactttgaggagtcctattatacttattttgttgagttaaacatgtttggccttcggcccccatattgtaaataacatgttataattgagccttcctttgagcgtatatgattgaatgacgggatgattgagttaggtggttcgcttgaaggtcagaaatagctttcaagtgccggtcacatctagggtactcttccggggcatgacaaacatggtattagagcacagagttcaagtgtcctagggagtctatgaagccgtgtctagtagagtcttgcttatgggtgtgttgtgcaccacacttataagcaggagtctataggacattaggaattgttccacttctttcatactctaaattcgtgcgatagagttaaactctataaaattcctttctaattcgtgcatttacacgttacagataatgcctcctaaacgtacggctagccagagaaatgttGATAATGCCAAGATGCcccagtcagaggtacgcccagcaagggctaggggccgacctgcgagatatgcggaggcacctcaagtgccagcTACTCTACTTGCACcaacatcagaggcagaatttcgaggggcaattgcaatgctcacacAATTAATGGCTAcccaaaatggtaaccagagttcgcccactcttagctctagttcctaagagccatctgctgccactagaattagagactttctaaggatgaatccgcctgcATTCAtaggttctaaggttgatgaagacccccaaaattttatcgatgagatgtggaaaattttgaaagccatgcatgctacggaaattgagggggttgagttggtgttttatcaactcaaggatgtggaaaaCATCTAGTATAATcaatgggagcaaggtagggTTGAGGATGCTGaccctgctaggtgggatgaatttgagggagtctttcttgaccacttctttcctcgagaATTAAGGGAatcgaaagtggaggaatttatAAATATGAAACAGGAGGGTATGgtagttaaggagtatggcttgaagttcatccagctgtccaggtatgctccagaaatgatcccagatgtgaggtcaaagatgaggaagttcatctccggattagggaggcatgtgaagaaagaatgcaaggcagcattgttgatctcggatatggacatttctagattaatggtgtatgctcaacaggtagaggatgagaagagaaaagacagagaagagcattTGAGCAAGAAGGTAAAGTCAGATGGAAATGAGACCGAACAGAGGCAGAATAAGGGCAACATGTCCTTCTTCCAAAaaaggccttccaactatgcctcatctaccgccagtgcttCTATGCCGTAGAaaaggtatgatcggcagggacagagtcgccaaaatctcagaccccagggttttcaatcccaggccagcgtaagtcaaggctcgagagagaagccaccatgcggcaagtatggtaggctccacttgggagaatgtagagcaagaagggttggttgttataaatacggccaaatagaccattttcagagggagtgccCGACAGAGGGAAACATAGTCCAGCATTCTGCCACTGCACCGCCAACTAGGGGTAaccagaggggcactacttcaggtacgagtggaggtacaaaccgcgtatatgccatgggtagtcgccaagatcaagagaactctccaaacgtcgtaacgggtatgattcaagtctcttctcttgattgttatatgttgatggatccgggtgccaacctatcttttgtgacttcttatgtggctagtaaattcgataaagttcctgaatatctttatgagcctttttgcgtagctactcctatcggtgattctgttttagctgagagagtctatagagattgcactgtgttaATCCATCACAGGGACACCTTAGCCCACTtaattgagttagacatggtcgattttgatgtgatctttggcatggactggctttatgtctgttatgcctccattgattgtaggactcgaattgttAAGTTCACATTCCCAAATGAAGGTgccatagagtggaagggtagtccggttatgcctaagggtaagtttatttcttaccttagggccagaaagctaatctcaaaagggtgtatctatcacattgtctgagtgaaagatgacaatattgagcccCTATCTATTGAGTCGGTCccaattgtcaatgagtttcctgatgtctttcccaaggatctgcctggagtccctcctgatagggagatcgactttgggattaatgttcttcctgatacccagtctatctcaatccctccatatagaatggctccggctgagttaaaagagttgaaagaacagttgaaggacttgttagataagggattcattaggccgagtgtctcaccatggggtgctctggtcCTATttatgcgaaagaaagatgggtcccttagaatgtgcattgattacaggcagctaaacaaggttaccataaagaataagtaccctctccccagaatagatgacttattcgaccaacttcagggtgccacttgcttctcaaagatagacctaagatcgggctaccaccAGTTAAAAGTAAGGGAGTGCGATATTCTAAAGACAGCATTTCACACccattatggccactttgaatttatggttatgtcctttggattgactaatgcccccgcagcttttatgaaTCTCATAAatcgagtatttaaaccatatcttgatatgtttgtgattgtattcatagatgatattctggtctactccaagaatgaggaggagcacgcccatcatcttagagtcatcttacaaactttgagagagcatgtattgtatgcaaagttctctaaatgtgaattttggcttgcatcagtggctttcttaggccacatcgtatctagagatggtattcaggttgacgctcagaaaattgaggtagtgaagaattggcctagacccacatcctcgacagagataagaagcttct
This sequence is a window from Solanum dulcamara chromosome 10, daSolDulc1.2, whole genome shotgun sequence. Protein-coding genes within it:
- the LOC129869785 gene encoding non-specific lipid transfer protein GPI-anchored 20-like, with the translated sequence MAFYYSVSFLSCIIVLAILPMNAQIVTSPCTTTMLTSFTPCLNFLANGNGTAAASVACCNALRTMMGNGSACLCVIATGGIPFQIPINPNTTMSLPRACNMARVPLQCKASTPPAAAPGPSGIEAPSASTTLAPSPSPSPKGITFNSITKIEINREHRKQRNVQALFFGEGDRKNLPLMESSPPMESVY